In Desulfovibrio sp. UCD-KL4C, a single genomic region encodes these proteins:
- a CDS encoding protein tolB — MSKNKYSLLQCVVVLAASVMFFTLAASSSRASDTLAVDIYGPGQRKINIILLTPKTLPDGKYKGAKNQNLPLPAEANGFEKEIKQDLLYLPFLNFVPISSILGGDPSRGVTPEDIDLKPLRLSKVDLALTTGWEIQPNGEKTLKLRLIGTYNGRTILGKQYSRVTPEMLPLIADRFSSYLMKILAGRDGFFESSIAFVRKNGKNKEIFTISPQGRNLHQVSTLAGLNLSPNWSPDGSKLVFTRLGTKQHLLCIWDKDTGKIDQKAFPGNTVIGPAFLPDGNIAVTLTMNGDSDIFLINKKFKPVKALGKSWAIEVSPDFDRTASKMVFTSGRFGNPHIFMLNMATGQVERVTYNGKYNTNPTISPDGRFVAFSRQTPEGHRIFVHDMNSGVERQLTFGPGSDEDPAFGPDGYFIAFSSSRSGEYKIYLTTRHGDAAMAVPTGAGSATAPAWGKAHD, encoded by the coding sequence ATGAGCAAAAATAAATACTCTTTATTGCAATGTGTTGTAGTTCTTGCAGCATCAGTTATGTTTTTTACACTTGCTGCGAGTAGTTCCAGAGCCTCAGATACACTTGCTGTTGATATCTATGGCCCCGGACAGCGCAAAATAAATATTATTTTGTTAACTCCTAAGACTTTGCCTGACGGGAAATATAAAGGAGCAAAAAATCAGAATTTACCATTACCTGCTGAAGCTAATGGATTTGAAAAAGAAATTAAGCAGGATCTTTTATATCTGCCTTTTTTAAATTTTGTTCCTATTTCTAGTATCTTGGGAGGAGATCCTTCGCGTGGGGTAACTCCGGAAGATATTGATTTGAAACCATTGCGCCTTTCAAAGGTTGACTTAGCGTTAACAACGGGCTGGGAAATTCAGCCTAATGGCGAAAAAACTCTGAAACTACGTCTAATTGGAACATACAATGGCCGTACAATTTTAGGAAAACAATACTCTAGAGTGACTCCTGAGATGCTCCCGTTAATTGCTGACAGATTTTCTTCCTACTTGATGAAAATATTAGCTGGACGTGATGGATTCTTTGAATCATCAATAGCTTTCGTAAGGAAGAATGGTAAAAATAAGGAAATTTTTACTATAAGTCCGCAAGGTAGGAATTTACATCAGGTAAGTACTTTAGCTGGTTTAAATCTTAGTCCTAACTGGTCTCCTGATGGAAGTAAGCTCGTATTCACAAGGCTTGGCACAAAACAGCATCTACTTTGTATATGGGATAAAGACACAGGTAAAATTGATCAAAAAGCGTTTCCTGGGAATACAGTTATCGGACCAGCTTTTTTACCTGACGGAAATATTGCCGTAACTTTAACCATGAATGGTGATTCAGATATTTTCTTGATTAATAAGAAGTTTAAGCCTGTAAAAGCTTTAGGAAAAAGTTGGGCGATTGAAGTCTCTCCTGACTTTGACCGGACAGCCAGTAAGATGGTTTTTACATCCGGAAGATTCGGTAATCCGCATATTTTTATGCTTAATATGGCGACAGGGCAGGTTGAGCGTGTAACGTATAATGGTAAATATAATACAAATCCGACAATAAGTCCTGATGGACGATTTGTAGCGTTCTCCCGTCAAACTCCCGAAGGGCACAGAATTTTTGTTCATGACATGAATTCAGGTGTAGAGCGGCAATTAACTTTCGGCCCCGGAAGTGATGAAGATCCGGCATTTGGACCTGATGGGTATTTTATTGCTTTTTCATCAAGCAGAAGTGGAGAGTACAAGATTTACTTAACAACTAGGCATGGAGATGCTGCTATGGCTGTTCCTACAGGGGCTGGAAGTGCCACTGCACCAGCATGGGGCAAGGCTCATGATTAG
- the tolA gene encoding cell envelope integrity protein TolA, whose protein sequence is MRIIGLLISLLLHTGLIVLAMTWSVSSPVKISLDMPVYQVNLVSLAPSPQAPKATTAPVRKPSAHLAKPKAIPLPENAALKKIPKAPENPVKAPEVKPVAKPIPKPEPKIEPKVEKISPKKIKTTHPPKKKPKKTKVKKAKPKKVQKAKKVSKKATKPKKPAKPKMTAEEALAADLASIGKLVEKKEKAQKRAVANDLASLTGAAESTAVQGAAEGSGASGLVQVYGSIVMQEVKKHWRYPVFGQKDNLTARVQVSLKSSGEITDIKLLDSSGNVDFDDSVLAALRDTEVLPEPPGSSIRTIIVNFNLRDLDQ, encoded by the coding sequence ATGAGAATTATCGGTCTCTTAATCTCATTATTGCTACACACAGGCTTAATTGTACTGGCTATGACATGGTCTGTGTCTTCGCCTGTGAAAATTTCACTTGATATGCCTGTATATCAAGTGAATTTAGTTTCGCTAGCTCCATCTCCACAGGCTCCTAAAGCAACAACTGCACCTGTTCGTAAGCCTTCAGCACATCTTGCAAAGCCTAAAGCGATTCCTCTTCCTGAAAATGCTGCGCTTAAAAAGATACCTAAGGCCCCTGAAAATCCGGTAAAAGCTCCTGAAGTTAAGCCTGTTGCTAAACCTATACCTAAGCCTGAGCCTAAAATTGAACCTAAAGTTGAGAAAATTTCTCCAAAAAAAATAAAGACAACTCATCCTCCTAAAAAGAAACCTAAAAAAACTAAGGTTAAAAAGGCGAAACCTAAAAAGGTACAAAAGGCGAAAAAAGTTTCTAAAAAAGCTACTAAGCCTAAAAAGCCTGCTAAGCCTAAAATGACAGCTGAAGAAGCTTTGGCTGCGGACCTTGCTTCAATCGGGAAGCTGGTTGAAAAGAAAGAGAAAGCTCAAAAGCGTGCTGTTGCTAATGATCTTGCGTCCCTTACCGGAGCGGCTGAGTCTACCGCTGTACAAGGGGCTGCTGAAGGTTCTGGTGCTTCCGGGCTTGTCCAGGTATATGGATCTATTGTAATGCAGGAAGTTAAAAAGCATTGGCGATATCCGGTTTTCGGACAGAAAGATAACTTGACTGCGCGTGTGCAGGTTTCTCTTAAATCTTCCGGTGAAATTACTGACATTAAACTTCTTGATTCTTCGGGAAATGTTGACTTTGATGACTCTGTGTTGGCAGCTTTGCGAGATACAGAGGTTCTGCCTGAACCTCCTGGAAGTTCAATTCGAACTATTATTGTTAACTTTAACCTGCGTGACCTTGATCAGTAG
- the tolR gene encoding protein TolR gives MGMSTNNRGMLAEINVTPFVDVMLVLLIIFMVTAPLMTQGVEVNLPQTRTVRSLPQDNEHLVLSINDKGEIYLDEYKVEFNELQGHLEKLVKKQNKMLFLRADKSVPYGDVVRVMGEIKAAGIDRMGVVAEPVEQKKIK, from the coding sequence ATGGGAATGTCCACTAACAATCGGGGAATGCTGGCTGAAATAAATGTTACTCCCTTTGTTGACGTAATGCTGGTGCTTTTGATCATTTTTATGGTTACAGCTCCGCTTATGACTCAGGGCGTTGAAGTTAATTTGCCGCAAACCCGTACTGTACGCTCACTCCCACAAGATAATGAGCATCTTGTTTTATCAATTAATGATAAGGGTGAGATTTATCTTGATGAGTATAAAGTAGAATTTAACGAACTGCAGGGACATCTTGAAAAACTGGTTAAAAAGCAGAATAAAATGCTTTTTTTAAGGGCTGATAAAAGCGTTCCGTACGGTGATGTTGTCCGCGTTATGGGCGAGATTAAAGCCGCAGGCATTGATAGGATGGGAGTTGTGGCTGAACCTGTAGAGCAGAAAAAAATAAAATAG